Proteins encoded in a region of the Zea mays cultivar B73 chromosome 4, Zm-B73-REFERENCE-NAM-5.0, whole genome shotgun sequence genome:
- the LOC541978 gene encoding transporter of mugineic acid2 isoform X2, whose amino-acid sequence MEEAAPAGTNKVYYDGCPGCAMDRRKESRAGVPYKELLFVAAATFASALPITSLFPFLYFMIRDLRVAEREEDIGFYAGFLGAAYMIGRGVASVFWGVVADRVGRKPVIAFSVLSVVVFNTLFGLSAKYWMAIATRFLLGALNGFLAPAKVRACTIQYNTYSIEAYSIEVCRPEQQALGISVVSTAWGMGVIIGPAIGGYLAQPAKQYPHLFHEKSVFGRFPYLLPCLCISFFAALVVISCAWLPETLHKHRGLERAAAEVAEGTTAAAAAQESTPEPEPEPPKSSLLRNRPLMSSIVTYCVFSLHDTAYVERSRRPQLRVQGRRPSPHRRWRQSPGVPNLRLPLGQQDPRPSQLNPSFVGAIHTDNRRLPLHDALVGNKAWCASLRRGDAQKRPRHHQSHRHIAPAEQRCATGAEGRCERDSYDGDVSVQGVRSGRGRHLVLVGTEAPACRVLSR is encoded by the exons ATGGAGGAGGCGGCGCCCGCAGGAACTAATAAGGTGTACTACGACGGGTGCCCCGGCTGCGCCATGGACCGGAGGAAGGAGAGCCGCGCCGGCGTCCCCTACAAGGAGCTGCTGTTCGTCGCCGCCGCCACCTTCGCATCCG CTCTGCCAATCACGTCCCTGTTCCCCTTCCTCTACTTCATG ATAAGGGACCTGCGCGTCGCTGAGAGGGAGGAAGACATTGGATTCTACGCTGGTTTCCTCG GCGCAGCATACATGATCGGCAGAGGCGTCGCGTCGGTCTTCTGGGGCGTGGTGGCGGACCGCGTTGGCCGGAAGCCCGTCATCGCGTTCTCCGTCCTCTCGGT CGTGGTGTTCAACACCCTGTTCGGGCTGAGCGCCAAGTACTGGATGGCTATCGCTACGAGGTTTCTCCTGGGCGCCCTCAACGGCTTCCTTGCGCCAGCGAAGGTGCGTGCGTGCACAATACAATACAATACATACTCCATCGAA GCGTACTCCATCGAGGTCTGCCGGCCTGAGCAGCAGGCTCTGGGTATATCGGTCGTAAGCACAGCGTGGGGGATGGGCGTCATAATCGGCCCGGCCATCGGTGGCTACCTCGCGCAG CCTGCCAAACAGTATCCGCACCTGTTCCATGAGAAATCAGTGTTTGGAAG GTTCCCGTACCTGTTGCCATGCCTGTGCATCTCGTTCTTCGCCGCCTTGGTTGTCATAAGCTGCGCATGGCTCCCG GAGACCCTACACAAGCACAGAGGCCTGGAGAGAGCAGCAGCTGAAGTGGCAGAAGGCacgacagcagcagcagcagctcaaGAAAGCACcccggagccggagccggagccaCCTAAGAGCAGCCTGCTCAGGAACCGGCCACTCATGTCCTCCATCGTCACGTACTGCGTCTTCTCCCTCCACGACACCGCGTACGTCGAG AGATCACGGCGGCCTCAGCTTCGCGTCCAAGGACGTCGGCCAAGTCCTCACCGTCGCTG GCGCCAGTCTCCTGGTGTACCAAATCTTCGCCTACCGTTGGGTCAACAAGATCCTCGGCCCAGTCAACTCAACCCGAGTTTCGTCG GCGCTATCCATACCGATAATCGCCGCTTACCCCTTCATGACGCGCTTGTCGGGAATAAGGCTTGGTGTGCCTCTCTACGTCGCGGCGATGCTCAAAAGCGTCCTCGCC ATCACCAGAGTCACCGGCACATCGCTCCTGCAGAACAACGCTGTG CCACAGGAGCAGAGGGGCGCTGCGAACGGGATAGCT
- the LOC541978 gene encoding transporter of mugineic acid2 isoform X4 — protein sequence MEEAAPAGTNKVYYDGCPGCAMDRRKESRAGVPYKELLFVAAATFASALPITSLFPFLYFMIRDLRVAEREEDIGFYAGFLGAAYMIGRGVASVFWGVVADRVGRKPVIAFSVLSVVVFNTLFGLSAKYWMAIATRFLLGALNGFLAPAKAYSIEVCRPEQQALGISVVSTAWGMGVIIGPAIGGYLAQPAKQYPHLFHEKSVFGRFPYLLPCLCISFFAALVVISCAWLPETLHKHRGLERAAAEVAEGTTAAAAAQESTPEPEPEPPKSSLLRNRPLMSSIVTYCVFSLHDTAYVERSRRPQLRVQGRRPSPHRRWRQSPGVPNLRLPLGQQDPRPSQLNPSFVGAIHTDNRRLPLHDALVGNKAWCASLRRGDAQKRPRHHQSHRHIAPAEQRCATGAEGRCERDSYDGDVSVQGVRSGRGRHLVLVGTEAPACRVLSR from the exons ATGGAGGAGGCGGCGCCCGCAGGAACTAATAAGGTGTACTACGACGGGTGCCCCGGCTGCGCCATGGACCGGAGGAAGGAGAGCCGCGCCGGCGTCCCCTACAAGGAGCTGCTGTTCGTCGCCGCCGCCACCTTCGCATCCG CTCTGCCAATCACGTCCCTGTTCCCCTTCCTCTACTTCATG ATAAGGGACCTGCGCGTCGCTGAGAGGGAGGAAGACATTGGATTCTACGCTGGTTTCCTCG GCGCAGCATACATGATCGGCAGAGGCGTCGCGTCGGTCTTCTGGGGCGTGGTGGCGGACCGCGTTGGCCGGAAGCCCGTCATCGCGTTCTCCGTCCTCTCGGT CGTGGTGTTCAACACCCTGTTCGGGCTGAGCGCCAAGTACTGGATGGCTATCGCTACGAGGTTTCTCCTGGGCGCCCTCAACGGCTTCCTTGCGCCAGCGAAG GCGTACTCCATCGAGGTCTGCCGGCCTGAGCAGCAGGCTCTGGGTATATCGGTCGTAAGCACAGCGTGGGGGATGGGCGTCATAATCGGCCCGGCCATCGGTGGCTACCTCGCGCAG CCTGCCAAACAGTATCCGCACCTGTTCCATGAGAAATCAGTGTTTGGAAG GTTCCCGTACCTGTTGCCATGCCTGTGCATCTCGTTCTTCGCCGCCTTGGTTGTCATAAGCTGCGCATGGCTCCCG GAGACCCTACACAAGCACAGAGGCCTGGAGAGAGCAGCAGCTGAAGTGGCAGAAGGCacgacagcagcagcagcagctcaaGAAAGCACcccggagccggagccggagccaCCTAAGAGCAGCCTGCTCAGGAACCGGCCACTCATGTCCTCCATCGTCACGTACTGCGTCTTCTCCCTCCACGACACCGCGTACGTCGAG AGATCACGGCGGCCTCAGCTTCGCGTCCAAGGACGTCGGCCAAGTCCTCACCGTCGCTG GCGCCAGTCTCCTGGTGTACCAAATCTTCGCCTACCGTTGGGTCAACAAGATCCTCGGCCCAGTCAACTCAACCCGAGTTTCGTCG GCGCTATCCATACCGATAATCGCCGCTTACCCCTTCATGACGCGCTTGTCGGGAATAAGGCTTGGTGTGCCTCTCTACGTCGCGGCGATGCTCAAAAGCGTCCTCGCC ATCACCAGAGTCACCGGCACATCGCTCCTGCAGAACAACGCTGTG CCACAGGAGCAGAGGGGCGCTGCGAACGGGATAGCT
- the LOC541978 gene encoding transporter of mugineic acid2 isoform X3 — protein sequence MEEAAPAGTNKVYYDGCPGCAMDRRKESRAGVPYKELLFVAAATFASALPITSLFPFLYFMIRDLRVAEREEDIGFYAGFLGAAYMIGRGVASVFWGVVADRVGRKPVIAFSVLSVVVFNTLFGLSAKYWMAIATRFLLGALNGFLAPAKAYSIEVCRPEQQALGISVVSTAWGMGVIIGPAIGGYLAQPAKQYPHLFHEKSVFGRFPYLLPCLCISFFAALVVISCAWLPETLHKHRGLERAAAEVAEGTTAAAAAQESTPEPEPEPPKSSLLRNRPLMSSIVTYCVFSLHDTAYVEIFSLWTVSGRDHGGLSFASKDVGQVLTVAGASLLVYQIFAYRWVNKILGPVNSTRVSSALSIPIIAAYPFMTRLSGIRLGVPLYVAAMLKSVLAITRVTGTSLLQNNAVVPTGAEGRCERDSYDGDVSVQGVRSGRGRHLVLVGTEAPACRVLSR from the exons ATGGAGGAGGCGGCGCCCGCAGGAACTAATAAGGTGTACTACGACGGGTGCCCCGGCTGCGCCATGGACCGGAGGAAGGAGAGCCGCGCCGGCGTCCCCTACAAGGAGCTGCTGTTCGTCGCCGCCGCCACCTTCGCATCCG CTCTGCCAATCACGTCCCTGTTCCCCTTCCTCTACTTCATG ATAAGGGACCTGCGCGTCGCTGAGAGGGAGGAAGACATTGGATTCTACGCTGGTTTCCTCG GCGCAGCATACATGATCGGCAGAGGCGTCGCGTCGGTCTTCTGGGGCGTGGTGGCGGACCGCGTTGGCCGGAAGCCCGTCATCGCGTTCTCCGTCCTCTCGGT CGTGGTGTTCAACACCCTGTTCGGGCTGAGCGCCAAGTACTGGATGGCTATCGCTACGAGGTTTCTCCTGGGCGCCCTCAACGGCTTCCTTGCGCCAGCGAAG GCGTACTCCATCGAGGTCTGCCGGCCTGAGCAGCAGGCTCTGGGTATATCGGTCGTAAGCACAGCGTGGGGGATGGGCGTCATAATCGGCCCGGCCATCGGTGGCTACCTCGCGCAG CCTGCCAAACAGTATCCGCACCTGTTCCATGAGAAATCAGTGTTTGGAAG GTTCCCGTACCTGTTGCCATGCCTGTGCATCTCGTTCTTCGCCGCCTTGGTTGTCATAAGCTGCGCATGGCTCCCG GAGACCCTACACAAGCACAGAGGCCTGGAGAGAGCAGCAGCTGAAGTGGCAGAAGGCacgacagcagcagcagcagctcaaGAAAGCACcccggagccggagccggagccaCCTAAGAGCAGCCTGCTCAGGAACCGGCCACTCATGTCCTCCATCGTCACGTACTGCGTCTTCTCCCTCCACGACACCGCGTACGTCGAG ATATTTTCTCTGTGGACCGTGAGTGGCAGAGATCACGGCGGCCTCAGCTTCGCGTCCAAGGACGTCGGCCAAGTCCTCACCGTCGCTG GCGCCAGTCTCCTGGTGTACCAAATCTTCGCCTACCGTTGGGTCAACAAGATCCTCGGCCCAGTCAACTCAACCCGAGTTTCGTCG GCGCTATCCATACCGATAATCGCCGCTTACCCCTTCATGACGCGCTTGTCGGGAATAAGGCTTGGTGTGCCTCTCTACGTCGCGGCGATGCTCAAAAGCGTCCTCGCC ATCACCAGAGTCACCGGCACATCGCTCCTGCAGAACAACGCTGTGGTGC CCACAGGAGCAGAGGGGCGCTGCGAACGGGATAGCT